From one Deinococcus sp. QL22 genomic stretch:
- a CDS encoding AzlC family ABC transporter permease — MTEALPHPPPFTPAFWRGMRAFAPLIPGVVPFSMVAGIAAVQAGFTPTQSIAFSLIGYAGAAQLIASQMVTSHAPTILILLSTLIVNLRFAMYSASMLPLFVGVPLPRRWLLAYGITDQAYAVTMGRPLTEPHPVAYYAGAAVLMWLTWQSGTAVGALLGARIPAHWPLDFAVPLSFIALLVPVLKSKPQVVAAAVSAVVAVAAHDLPFRLNLILGAVCGVAIGYWVQRSQAKAA, encoded by the coding sequence ATGACCGAAGCCCTGCCACACCCTCCACCGTTCACGCCCGCCTTCTGGCGGGGGATGCGGGCCTTTGCGCCGCTGATCCCCGGTGTCGTGCCGTTCAGTATGGTGGCGGGGATTGCGGCGGTGCAGGCGGGCTTCACGCCCACTCAGTCCATCGCCTTCTCCCTGATCGGCTATGCCGGGGCGGCCCAATTGATCGCCTCACAGATGGTGACCAGCCACGCGCCGACCATTCTGATTCTCCTGAGCACGTTGATTGTCAACCTGCGCTTCGCCATGTACTCCGCCTCCATGCTCCCCCTATTTGTCGGTGTGCCCCTCCCCAGACGCTGGCTCCTCGCCTACGGCATCACCGATCAAGCTTACGCGGTCACCATGGGACGGCCTCTCACCGAACCCCACCCCGTCGCCTATTACGCTGGAGCCGCTGTCCTGATGTGGCTGACCTGGCAGAGTGGCACCGCTGTCGGCGCCCTGCTGGGCGCGCGCATTCCCGCGCATTGGCCGCTGGATTTCGCAGTGCCGCTGAGCTTCATCGCGTTGCTCGTGCCGGTCTTGAAGAGCAAGCCGCAGGTGGTTGCCGCGGCCGTGTCTGCTGTGGTAGCGGTGGCCGCCCATGACCTGCCGTTTCGCCTGAATCTGATTCTGGGGGCGGTGTGCGGCGTGGCCATCGGGTACTGGGTGCAGCGTTCGCAGGCCAAAGCGGCATGA
- a CDS encoding AzlD domain-containing protein: MSIWLLIVGVGLVSLGLRASFLVLLRGRTLPEHVTSSLGLVPAAVLAALVAPELMHSAATGTLDVLNPRLVIGLIAAAVAWRTRNVLWTLVVGLGLLFVVQAFGWR; this comes from the coding sequence ATGAGCATCTGGCTTTTGATTGTCGGCGTGGGTCTGGTCAGCCTGGGTTTGCGTGCGTCGTTTCTCGTGCTCCTGCGGGGCCGAACGCTTCCAGAACATGTCACGTCTTCATTGGGGTTGGTGCCTGCTGCCGTGCTGGCTGCCCTGGTTGCGCCGGAACTCATGCATTCGGCAGCAACAGGCACCTTGGATGTTCTTAACCCCCGTCTGGTGATTGGTCTGATCGCGGCGGCAGTGGCGTGGAGAACGCGGAACGTGTTGTGGACACTGGTGGTTGGCTTGGGTCTGTTGTTCGTTGTTCAGGCCTTCGGCTGGCGGTAG